CCCGACTCCCGAGGCCAAATATCAGCTGGTCTGCCTCTCTGAATTTGTCCACCAGCCCATCAACCAGAGGTGCCTCGGGGCCGACGACCGTAAGATCTATTTTCTCTTCAAGACAGAACTCGAGCAGCCTCTCATGCTCCCCGACACCTATATCGACATTCCAGCCAATTTCAGCCGTTCCCGGATTGCCCGGAGCACAGTAAATTTCATCGACCTCTGAACTTTGATTCAGCTTCCAGACCAGGGTATGCTCCCTGCCGCCGCTGCCTGCCACCAAAATCTTCATGCTGATTTTACCCCCTTATAAAATATAAAAGCCAGACGGATAGGCTCCCATATAATTCTGAGAGAAACCTACCCGTCTGGGCTTTTATCCCTGCGGTGTTGATAAGCATCGCTCGGACCCCTGAGAAATTCTGAAGAACTGACGAATTCCTCCCGGCCCCCTAGACGCTCTTGCTCTCATAGGCAGATAGTTTACGGCTATCTGGTAGAAACTTGTGAGCCATATCCTCACAACTATATGAGATACTAACTCTCTTATAAAATTTTCTATTCAGCCAGAATTAATAAAGCTCAGATTATAAATAATACAGGGTCTTTTTGAATTTAATTTTCGGTCAACAAGAAGAACCAGAAACAGTTTTTATCCCTGCAAATTCATTCTATCAAATTGCTCGTTTTTTATCAAAAACTAAATACCGTCTCCCCCCGAGAGATCAATCATCAGAAAATTTCTCCTCGGGTGCATCGATCTCCGCTGCATAGGGCTTTATGTCCAAAAGCGGAGTCTTATCGATAGCATCCAGGCCGGTGACCAAAAGCTCTCTCCCCTGGCGCTCGATAAGCTTTACCAGAGTCACTCCGATAGGATTGGGTCGGTTGGGGGTTCTCGAAGCGAAAAGCCCCCTCACTCCTCCGTATCGGCGCGGTCCGATAAGAGTATAATCATCTGACTTATGAAGGTGGAATACTATCTTTAGATATTCACTCTCTTCGATGCTGTCGAGCCCATCGGCATATTCCTCATCCACTATCACTCTGCTCTCGGCTGCTTTGAGCGTATCGGGATCTTTCGTCTCGGCAAATTCATTTCTTATAATTCCTATTGGGGAAAATTCCAGCAAAATTTATCCTCCTCAATTCACAGAAGATAAAATGGACCTTAAATCATACTGCTTTCTGGAACAGATAATTCATTAAATTCTGGGGCGATAATTAATCCTCTCCAGCGGCAGCACCGGCACATAGTTTAAAAGGGTATAGATGAAGAATATCTGTACAGGCATTATTATGGCTCTGGCAACCAGTCTGGCCGGTAAAATTGCCCAGAATGCATCGCCGAACATAATTGAAAGCCAGAAGGTATTCATGAAGACAGAAACGATAATATCTGTGACCAATAGAGTTATAACAACCTTTTTGAGGCTCACTCTGTCAAGCCTGACTTCTTTGAAAAGATAACCGGGTATAAAACCCAAAAGGGCATAACTGAGAGTAAATCCCGGAAAAAAACCACCCATGGGATTAATTAGTATGCCGACCAGATCAGCAACAACCCCGGTCATAGCACCTCCCAGCGGCCCCAGCAGCATTCCTGCCAGGTAAAGGGGAGCATGATCAAAGGCTATTCTGATTGTCCCACCTATCATGAAAGCGAAAAATCGAGCTAGAATAATACTTATGGCCGCCATAAGGGCCATTATAGCTATGCGGTGAACTTTCATTCTCTGCCCAACCTCCGATTTTTAAAATGGATGATCAACTTTCCAGCAAAAACTAATTTTTGATCTTTCCAGAACTAAATCAGAAAAATCCATTATCTATGCTATCAGATTCCGGGTTCCCTGTCAATAAATTCGACTCAGGGCTTGTGTATAGATATGCCGTGAACGTCCTCGGCTGCTTCCATGATCGTTTCCGGCAGAGTAGGATGAGCATGAATCGTATCCGCCAGATCACCTGCGGTACTGTCCAGAGATAAAGCTGCCGCTCCTTCGCCGATCAGTGAAGAGGCACCCAGGCCGCAGATATGAATGCCGAGAATTTCATCGGTCTCCTCATCGGCGATAACCTTGACAAAACCTTTTCTCTCCCTCTCAGCCAGAGCTTTACCGTTGGCCTGATAGGGAAACTCTCCCACTGCTATCTCAGTTTTATTCTCTGCCTCCGTTTCAGTCATGCCCACGCTGGCAATCTCAGGAGTGCAGAATACCACAGCCGGAACAACCTCATAATCCATATTTTTATCACGCCCTGCCGTACAGGCAGCGGCCACAATTCCTTCCTGGGAAGCTGCATGAGCGAGCATATAATCTCCGGTAACATCACCGATAGCATATATATTATCCTCGCCCGTACGCATTTTATCATCAGTGTCTATCTCCCCGTTTTCTCCGATGATAATTTCAAGGTCCTCAGAGATTTCCGGTGGTGTTGGAGTTCTCCCCGTGGCCATAAGCAGGGTATCGACATGCAGAGAATCTTCATCACTCAACTCAACCCTGAGCTCATCATCTTTACCGGTTTCTTCTATTCTCTCGACGGTGGTGTCGGTATAAACTTCTTCAAGCTCCCGCGAGAAGGCTTTCTCTATATTTTTAGAAAGATCATGATCCATATTGGGGAGAAGCTGCGGCAGCATCTCGATCAGATAAACCTCGCTTCCCAGCTCGGAAAATATAGAAGCAAACTCCACCCCTATATAACCGCCGCCGACGACAGCCAGCTTTTCAGGAATTTCATCGATCTGCAGAAGTTCTCTGCTGGTCATAACCCCCTCCAGCTCTGTTCCCTCTATCGGAGGAATTAGAGGCTTGGAACCGGTGGCGATGATAATATTTTCTGCTTCTATCAAAACATCCTCTTCCTCTCCTGCCACCAGCACCCTGTTTTCCTCCTCCAGCCGCGCTTTACCCTCTATAACTTTTATATTATTTTCCTCCAGCAGATACTCTATACCTCCAGTCAACCGGCGAACTATACTGTCTTTTCGTCTCATCATATTTTGAAAGTCGATTTCATAATCATTGATCTGAACTCCAAAAGAACGAGCTCGTTCAATATCACGAACAGCTTCAGCACTTCTCTTCAAAGCTTTTGTGGGAATACATCCGTGATTTAAGCAGATACCACCGATATCTTCCTTTTCTATTACGACCACATCTTTGCCCAGTTGAGCAGCTCTAATAGCGGCCACATATCCTCCCGGACCTGCGCCTATGACAGCAACTTCTGTTTTCATGCATATAACCCCCTTATGTACTGATCTAAAAACATCAGCTTTTTTTCTTCCAATTATTTTCTTCTGGTTGTGAGAAAAACCTCCTTCTTTTGCTGATTTTATACTCAAATTTTGCCAGCATCCGGCAGCAGGATATAATCACTTATTCAAGCAAAAAAAAGCCTGAAATCTCCGAAAAAAGTGAATCCTTTACGGAAACTTCAGGCTCTGATAATACAGGATTTAGTTATGCTTATAATGTATCAAAGCTCATTAATATCGATCTCGCAGTAGAGTGGTTCTTCCTCTTTTTCCGGATTTCTATCATAATAAAGGCTGAACAAGTAAATCATAACTCCCAGGACCAGATATCCCAGGGTGATTCCCTCAGCAAAATAGGTTCCCAGTTCCGGAGCATGCATGAAACCAAAACCCGACAGCAGAAAACCAATCACCAGCGTGCTGACAGCCTTCTTCCACTTCCGGTCTATCACAAAGACTGTAAAAGCTCCCCAGACTAAAGCGGCAAACATGGCACCTTCCGAAAGGGCCTCAGCAGCCGGGAACATCTCACCGAATTCTTCTGGATTCAGGCCATGGAAATTGGTCACGATAAAATCAGCTACTACAGGGAACATAGCCACCACGACCGCCGGAGCATGTCTGGAAGGCACGGAGACAAAAGCCTGAGCCACCATGACTATACCAACGAATACCAGTATGGGAGCTATAACGGGTAGAGGAATTATTTCAGATATGGCTCCGATCAGTCCCAGAAGAGCAGCTATGGCAAATACAATACCGTTTAATATGCTGTAACCGCGGCCGGCATTCATCTGCTTGGCCCCCGTCGACGCGATATAAACCGTGGTCGGAAAAACTCCGCCGAAGAAAGAACCGGCTATGGTGCCCAATCCATCAACTAACTGACACCTTTTAACGCTGTAATCATCACCGCAGGATGCCATCGCCTCTACATTGTTCATGGTTTCCAAAAGATTATAAAGCTGTATAGGAATAATGACAGCCAGAAATGCTGTGGCAGCCGTAAATAATTCGGTCGAGCCGGTAAGCGGAGCAGAGGTTGGCAGGAAGGGATATATGCCGAGCTGTTCCATTCCCTCTCCCACGGCTGCCAGATCTGCCGCTCCAAATAAATAAGCCAGTAACGTACCGACAATGATGGCAAAAAGCGAAGCCGGAATATTATAGGGCATCTTCTTTTTAGCTATCAGACCGATAATTATAATTCCCATGACCAAAAGACCGACTATCGGCATTTCATAAGTTGTAAAAAACATCTCACTTCCGATAAGAGTAAAGGCTACTCCAGCTAAAGCTCCCAGCATAGCTGCCCGGGGCAAATTGCGCCTTATCCAGGGACCAAAAATGCTGCCCAGAGCTTCGAGCACACCTCCCAAAAAGCAGGCTCCTACCCCAATTTTCCAGGCCAGCTCGGCATCTCCGTTGGCAAATTCCAGGGCCGGGCCCATAATTCCAAATAAATAAATGAACATGACCGGCGTTGAAATACCGTAAGAGAGAGCAGTAACATCTTCTCTACCCTCTTTTTCCGCCAGCTGCCGGGCCATTCTGGAATAATAAAGATTGCCAAAAAGAACAGCGATGGCAGCTCCCGGAATTACCCTGCCAAATACTATCCCGGCAGGATAACCCAGCTCTATCATGGTTATTGATATTACTGCAAAATTAGCCAGGTTGTTCTGAAAAAGGGCGAAAAAACCATCAACGTCTTCCGCTTTAAAAAGCGGATAATCTACTGCGGGCATGTTTGGCCTCCTCCATAAAGTAATAAATATATAAATTTACTTGTTACGTTGTTCGTTACTGAGATGAATTTTCCTTCCGTAAAATAAATTTTTATCGGTCAACAGAAAATTATACCTGTATACAACCTCAATTTAAATTGACAGGACGTGAACCGAGTAATTAAACATATTAAAAAGGGCCCCCTTTGCATCGGGACCCGGTTAATCTATAACTCAGTTTTTCGAGAATAGTATTTCAAAAGGTCAGTTTGACTGCACTATCATCCCAGCCAGAGAGAATCAGCGATCTCCAGCCCTCTCTCCTTCGAGCTTCGCGTTTCACCGCGGGGACAGGTGCTGGACCGCCAGCCGGTCAGACCGCCCAGAGTTACACCGATATTTTCAAATCCTTCCCTTTTCAGAAGCGAAGCTGCAGTCATCGCGCGCAAACCGCTGCCGCAAAAGACATAAACTTTGACATTTTCGGGAATCTCCTCATAATGATCCGGAAGCTGGGTAATGTGAATATTTATCGCATCTTCTATTTCTCCTTCTTCCTCCACCTCATCTTCCGATCTAACATCCAGTATCCGGCAGTCCTTCGGACCTTTCATGATTTCGCAGAGCTCTTTCACCCTGATAGTCTCTATGGTCTCACTGCTGCGGGCCTGCATATGCCAGGATATCATACCTCCGGATAGATAACCTTTGATATTATCGAATCCGGTACGGTAAAGGTGCTTGATCTCCTCTTCAGGATATCCCTCATCGCTCACCAGCAGTATGGGACTGTCTGTATCTACGAACCAGCCAGCGAAGCTGGGAACATTGTCCTTCCAGATCGAGAGCGAACCAGGAATGTGAGCACCGGCAAAACTAACCTCAGTTCTGGTATCGATAACAACAGCCCCTTCGTCCTGGATATCGGCAAACTCATCGGGGGAAAGTGCTTCAGGACGTTTTTTTTCGGAAAGAAAAGGAGCACCGGTGAGGTTCCATTCTTCCATCCGGTTGAAATAAGGGGGATACTCGAGCATCTGTCCCACTTCTTCGATAAATTCTTCCCTGCTTTCGTATTGAAGGTGGGGATTTAAATTTTTCTCAATTCCAATCGTTGTCCATTCCCTATCAGCTATAGCGCTGGCACAAACAGAACCGGCTCCGTGCGCCGGACAGAGAATAACTTCATCTCCCAGCGGCAGGATTTTATCATAAATAGAATCATAAAGATCTCCTGCTGTCTCTTCCAGCTTTTCTTCACCCAAAAAATCGACCCTGCCTACATCTCCGGCAAAGAGCACATCGCCGGTAAATACCATCCAGGGTTCTCCTTCATATCCGTAAAGAACATAACTGAAAGAGCCGGGGGTATGACCGGGTGTATGCAGACCTTCCAGCAGAAGACGTCCGATCTCAATTTCTTCACCTTCTTCCATCGGCTGACCGTACTCATAATCGAGATAGTCATCAGCCCTCCAGATCTCCGCCCCGGTCTTCCGGGCAATTTCTTTAGAGCCTATCAGATAATCTTCGTTTCTGTGAGTCTCCAGCACATAATCGATAGTAAATCCTTCGGCCGATGATTTATCGAGGTATACCTCCACATCCCGTCTGGGGTCTATAACTGCCGCCTTTCCGTCATCGCCTATAAGATAAGAATTGTGGGCCAGTCCAGGTGATTTGATCTTTTCAAATAACAAATAATCAGCTCCTTTTTGTGACTCATCTTTTTAAACTAAATTTATTGGACAAATTTTATTTCTTTTTCCTAAAGTGGAGGATATAATAACATTTTTAACAGCTAATTGCAAATTATTATTGAAAGATTAGAGGAAAATAAAGTAAATAAAAAGTACCGAAACTCCAGCGTAAAGCACAGTCATGGGAAAACCAACTTTCATGAAATCCCGGCTGCTGTAATCACCGGCATTCATGAAGAAAGCATTAACCTGATGGGTGGGTAGTAAAAAAGAATTAGAAGCACAAATGCCGGCCAAAAGAGCCAGAGAGCGGGGATCAATGCCCGTCTCCTCGCCCATTATCATCACAAGCGGCACCAGCACAACTGTTGAAGCTACATTGGACATAAAAAGCGTTAAAAATGAAGCCAGCAGTGCTACCGTAACCAGAATGATCGGAGCAGGACTTCCCGCCAGAACCTCCAGCAGCCGAGAGGCAAGAAACTCCGCCGTACCGCTTCTCTGCATGGCCGTTCCCAGAGGGATGAGACCCGTCAGCAAAAACACTGTCTGCCAGTCGATAGCATCGTAGATCTCCTTGAGAGGCACTGTCCGGGTAATCAGCATCAAAGCCGCCCCGGTAAAGAGAGAAAGGGAAAGCTGAAATCCTAAAATCACCAGCAGGATTGATACCGCAAAAGCAGAAAAAGCCAGCCAGGGATTTCGGCTTTTTTTCTTTTTTTCGGAAAGGGAAGTCAGAGCTATCAAATCCTCACCTCTGACCGCTTTCTTGATGTTCTCTATCAGGCCGAAAAACACCAGAATATCCCCCGGCCTCATCTTGAAATCGGAAAAATCACCGGATATAACCTTCTCGCCTCTGATGAGTTTTATAGGGTTTATGCTGTAATTTTTGCGCACCGCCAATTCGCGCAATGATCTGCCGGTAAAATCCGAACCTGGTGGTATCAGCAGTTCAGCATAGCCGCTGACTTCCAGATTTTCACAGGTTTTATCCATGCATTCCCCGGCTTTTACATATTCCAGGGAAAAATTTCTGGCAAACTCTGCTATCTTTTTTTCCGTCCCTAAAACCAGCAGATTTTGACCTTCAAAAAACCTGGTAAAGCGCCAGGGAGCGTATTTAACATCCCCTTCTTCTTCCAGAGCGGTCAGCACCAGACCAAAATCTGCCCACATCCTGGAGCTTTCCTGAGTCTGGCCTATCAAAGGACTATCCTCGAGGACCCGACACCTAAAAATAGAGGTTTCCAGGTTCCAATCCCGAACCAGCTGTTTCTGTTTGTCCTCTTCATCCTGTAAAACTTTACCTTCTGGCAAAAATTTTTTCCCCATTAGTATCAGATATATAGTGCCGATCAATAGCAGAACTATTCCGACAGGAGTTACCGAGAAAAGATGAAATGGATCTTTATCCTGCTGCATCATAAGATCGTTCAGTATAATCAGGTTGCCCGAGCCTATCATGGTCAGATTGCCGCCCAGAAGAGCAGCAAATCCGACCGGCATCAGAAGCTTTTTCAAAGAAAATCCAGTTTTGCTGCTGATCCTCCTGATGATGGGAAGATAAAGGGCAACCACACCAATGTTCTGCATAAATGCGGAAAGAAAGCCGGAAGTCACAGCCAGGGCAGAAATCATGCGATTTTCGCCATCACCGGCCAGTTCAATGATGGGTCCGGTTAGTTTTCCGGTAGCCCCGGAAGCCTCCAGTCCATGGCCCATTATCATCACCGCCATTACCGCTATAACAGCATTGCTGGAAAGGCCCGCAAAAGCTTCCATCGGCTCTATCAGGCCCAGCCAGGGTAAAACCAGCAGTATTAAAATAGCAGCTATGTCCACCCTTAAAATTTCGGATACGAACATAAATATAGCCGCTGCCAGCACCAAAAGTGTAAGAGCTATGTCATAGGACATTTTTTCTCCTCACTTCTTTTTATATTCCTGCTCATCCTTTTTCTGTGGTCATTGCTTAAAAGCTCTTAAAATATATAAAGAAGAAGTTATCTCCTCATATTCAGCATCTAGACCTTTATCCCGACAGACATCTGCCAGTTTTTCCGGCTCAAAGAAATTTACCGGCTCTCCAAAAAGGCTCTCTCCCACCCGGACAAATCCGGTCAAAAAGCTGCCGGGAAGAAATTCCAGTATATACAACTCCCCCTGTTCATTCAAAATTCGGGCGACTTCGGCTATTGTATCATCCACTCTCTCCATATGATGCAGAGCATCCGCTACCACCACATAATCGAAGATTCCGGAGTTCATGGGTAAGTCATCTCCGCTGGCCAGCACATATTCAGTCCGGGGATGACGGTCTTTCTTCTCTGCCCTTTTCAACATGCTTTCAGAACTATCAGCCAGCGTCACCCCAACCTTTTCGGGAACATACTCGAGAAGCTGCCCGGTCCCTCCGCCCAGATCCAGCAATTTATCTCCGGACTGTGGCTCGATAACTTCCATCAGCTCTTCCAGCGACTCCCCGTGACCGACAGCCTTCATAGCCAGATCATATAAAGGAGCAGTCAGCTCAAAAAAACCCATAAGATCACCACCTCATCAATGAGTACCTGCATAAATATACATTAACATTTTGATCTGCTTTATTAATTTAAAGTTTAATGCTTCCTGATTCAAATTTAACATCAATAAGTTATTTTTACAAGTATTAATTTAACATTAAAATTAAAGAATCAAAATCAAGCTATCCTTCTCTCAAAAATAAAAAAAGCCCCGGTTTACCCGGGGAAATAATACGCTGGTCTGTCAGCTATAATTTATCTATTTTTATCAGTCTTATTTTTCTTAGATTATGCGGTCATAAATTTCTTTCAGATCTTCTTTATCAGGTACTTTCATGGTGTTATCCGGACTGCCGCTGTCCAGAGCATCTTTTGCCATCTTATCCTTCTTTTCTTGAAAATCTTCCTCACATACTCCCTGTTCGCAGAGGCATGGAATTCCGATATCATCGCAGAGATCTCCTATGGCTTCCACACCTTTTTCTGCAGCCTCTTCAACCGACAAATCATCTGTGTTTACTCCCATAGCCTCGGCCACATCGGCAAATCTTTCAGGCGCACCATCCACAGCAAATTTCATGCACTCCTCCAGCAGCACAGCATTGGAAAGACCGTGAGGAATGTGAAAGCAGGCCCCTATCGGTCTCGACATGCCATGAACTATGGTCACAGAAGAATTATTAAAAGCCATGCCGGCTTCCATAGCTCCCAGCATCATTTCCGAACGGGCCTCCATATCGTCACCGTCTTCACAGGCCTTTCTCAGATTATCGGCAATCCTTTCGATGGAAGAAAGAGCGAAATTATCTGCCAGAGGCTGATGATTTTTCGAAGTATAAGCTTCCACCGCATGAGTTAAGGCATCGATGCCGGTGGCCGCCGTTATCTCTTCTGGCACAG
The sequence above is drawn from the Halarsenatibacter silvermanii genome and encodes:
- the tsaA gene encoding tRNA (N6-threonylcarbamoyladenosine(37)-N6)-methyltransferase TrmO; amino-acid sequence: MLEFSPIGIIRNEFAETKDPDTLKAAESRVIVDEEYADGLDSIEESEYLKIVFHLHKSDDYTLIGPRRYGGVRGLFASRTPNRPNPIGVTLVKLIERQGRELLVTGLDAIDKTPLLDIKPYAAEIDAPEEKFSDD
- a CDS encoding folate family ECF transporter S component; protein product: MKVHRIAIMALMAAISIILARFFAFMIGGTIRIAFDHAPLYLAGMLLGPLGGAMTGVVADLVGILINPMGGFFPGFTLSYALLGFIPGYLFKEVRLDRVSLKKVVITLLVTDIIVSVFMNTFWLSIMFGDAFWAILPARLVARAIIMPVQIFFIYTLLNYVPVLPLERINYRPRI
- the lpdA gene encoding dihydrolipoyl dehydrogenase, producing MKTEVAVIGAGPGGYVAAIRAAQLGKDVVVIEKEDIGGICLNHGCIPTKALKRSAEAVRDIERARSFGVQINDYEIDFQNMMRRKDSIVRRLTGGIEYLLEENNIKVIEGKARLEEENRVLVAGEEEDVLIEAENIIIATGSKPLIPPIEGTELEGVMTSRELLQIDEIPEKLAVVGGGYIGVEFASIFSELGSEVYLIEMLPQLLPNMDHDLSKNIEKAFSRELEEVYTDTTVERIEETGKDDELRVELSDEDSLHVDTLLMATGRTPTPPEISEDLEIIIGENGEIDTDDKMRTGEDNIYAIGDVTGDYMLAHAASQEGIVAAACTAGRDKNMDYEVVPAVVFCTPEIASVGMTETEAENKTEIAVGEFPYQANGKALAERERKGFVKVIADEETDEILGIHICGLGASSLIGEGAAALSLDSTAGDLADTIHAHPTLPETIMEAAEDVHGISIHKP
- a CDS encoding uracil permease; translation: MPAVDYPLFKAEDVDGFFALFQNNLANFAVISITMIELGYPAGIVFGRVIPGAAIAVLFGNLYYSRMARQLAEKEGREDVTALSYGISTPVMFIYLFGIMGPALEFANGDAELAWKIGVGACFLGGVLEALGSIFGPWIRRNLPRAAMLGALAGVAFTLIGSEMFFTTYEMPIVGLLVMGIIIIGLIAKKKMPYNIPASLFAIIVGTLLAYLFGAADLAAVGEGMEQLGIYPFLPTSAPLTGSTELFTAATAFLAVIIPIQLYNLLETMNNVEAMASCGDDYSVKRCQLVDGLGTIAGSFFGGVFPTTVYIASTGAKQMNAGRGYSILNGIVFAIAALLGLIGAISEIIPLPVIAPILVFVGIVMVAQAFVSVPSRHAPAVVVAMFPVVADFIVTNFHGLNPEEFGEMFPAAEALSEGAMFAALVWGAFTVFVIDRKWKKAVSTLVIGFLLSGFGFMHAPELGTYFAEGITLGYLVLGVMIYLFSLYYDRNPEKEEEPLYCEIDINEL
- a CDS encoding MBL fold metallo-hydrolase; the protein is MLFEKIKSPGLAHNSYLIGDDGKAAVIDPRRDVEVYLDKSSAEGFTIDYVLETHRNEDYLIGSKEIARKTGAEIWRADDYLDYEYGQPMEEGEEIEIGRLLLEGLHTPGHTPGSFSYVLYGYEGEPWMVFTGDVLFAGDVGRVDFLGEEKLEETAGDLYDSIYDKILPLGDEVILCPAHGAGSVCASAIADREWTTIGIEKNLNPHLQYESREEFIEEVGQMLEYPPYFNRMEEWNLTGAPFLSEKKRPEALSPDEFADIQDEGAVVIDTRTEVSFAGAHIPGSLSIWKDNVPSFAGWFVDTDSPILLVSDEGYPEEEIKHLYRTGFDNIKGYLSGGMISWHMQARSSETIETIRVKELCEIMKGPKDCRILDVRSEDEVEEEGEIEDAINIHITQLPDHYEEIPENVKVYVFCGSGLRAMTAASLLKREGFENIGVTLGGLTGWRSSTCPRGETRSSKERGLEIADSLWLG
- a CDS encoding SLC13 family permease; protein product: MSYDIALTLLVLAAAIFMFVSEILRVDIAAILILLVLPWLGLIEPMEAFAGLSSNAVIAVMAVMIMGHGLEASGATGKLTGPIIELAGDGENRMISALAVTSGFLSAFMQNIGVVALYLPIIRRISSKTGFSLKKLLMPVGFAALLGGNLTMIGSGNLIILNDLMMQQDKDPFHLFSVTPVGIVLLLIGTIYLILMGKKFLPEGKVLQDEEDKQKQLVRDWNLETSIFRCRVLEDSPLIGQTQESSRMWADFGLVLTALEEEGDVKYAPWRFTRFFEGQNLLVLGTEKKIAEFARNFSLEYVKAGECMDKTCENLEVSGYAELLIPPGSDFTGRSLRELAVRKNYSINPIKLIRGEKVISGDFSDFKMRPGDILVFFGLIENIKKAVRGEDLIALTSLSEKKKKSRNPWLAFSAFAVSILLVILGFQLSLSLFTGAALMLITRTVPLKEIYDAIDWQTVFLLTGLIPLGTAMQRSGTAEFLASRLLEVLAGSPAPIILVTVALLASFLTLFMSNVASTVVLVPLVMIMGEETGIDPRSLALLAGICASNSFLLPTHQVNAFFMNAGDYSSRDFMKVGFPMTVLYAGVSVLFIYFIFL
- a CDS encoding class I SAM-dependent methyltransferase, which translates into the protein MGFFELTAPLYDLAMKAVGHGESLEELMEVIEPQSGDKLLDLGGGTGQLLEYVPEKVGVTLADSSESMLKRAEKKDRHPRTEYVLASGDDLPMNSGIFDYVVVADALHHMERVDDTIAEVARILNEQGELYILEFLPGSFLTGFVRVGESLFGEPVNFFEPEKLADVCRDKGLDAEYEEITSSLYILRAFKQ
- a CDS encoding iron-containing alcohol dehydrogenase translates to MEANQFLSVPEIFYGEGALGESQDKLGEMGEKALIVTDHVMEEQGYLEKTEKALEESGVDYAVYKDINTEPKDIHVENGAEIYQDKDCDFLLALGGGSPIDTMKAIGAVLSNPGHIRDYEGLGVIDNDTPPLVAIPTTAGTGSEVTQFTIIHDTRDDVKMLIGDAKLMPDAAVVDPTFTLTVPEEITAATGIDALTHAVEAYTSKNHQPLADNFALSSIERIADNLRKACEDGDDMEARSEMMLGAMEAGMAFNNSSVTIVHGMSRPIGACFHIPHGLSNAVLLEECMKFAVDGAPERFADVAEAMGVNTDDLSVEEAAEKGVEAIGDLCDDIGIPCLCEQGVCEEDFQEKKDKMAKDALDSGSPDNTMKVPDKEDLKEIYDRII